The stretch of DNA CCAAGAAACACCATTTTTAAAAGTGCCATAAAAGGCACAGATAGGAACATACCAACAACCCCGTAAACTGCTCCCCCGATTGTTATTGCTATCATAATCAGTATTGGATTTAGGCCAATTTTGTCTCCAATAATCTTAGGTGCAATAACGGTTCCGTCGATTTGACCCAGAACAAGCAGAAATATAAGAAGCCATACTGCCTTTATTGGACTGACAAAAAGGGTAATTAGTACGCTTGGGACAATTCCTATCAAAGAACCGAAATAAGGTATCAGATTGAATATTCCCACAAAAAGGCTAATCAGTAAAGGGTAAGGAATCCCCACTATAAAACAGAAGACAAGGCAAATGAGACCTATTATGAGGGAGTCGATAATCTTACCAATGATATACCTGGAAAAAATTTCATTCGCTTTTTTACTGAAGTCTACTAATTTATTGCCTTTCTCTTTTTTTAAAATTACATATACAGTCTTTTTTAGAGTAGATAAAATTGCTTCCTTGTCATAAAGAAGATATATTGAAATAGTTATACCTAGAATAAGCTTCATGATAATTGACGTAATATTTATAAGATTACTAAAAAGGTAGTTAATCAGTGCAATCAATAGATTTTGAGACTCGCCGATAATTTTCTCCATATTATTTTTTAAATATTCACTTAAATTGTACTGGCCGTCTATCAGCTTGAAATCTGCAATTTTAGACTCAGCCCAGGTGGTTGTTTTTTTAACATAATCAGAAAAATTATCATTTAACTGAGTTATGCTGTTTATTACAATTGGTGCAAGTATTGTTACAGCAAAAATAATCAAAGCAGAAAAAAGCACATAAATAATAGAGATGCTTAGATATCTGCGCACCTTAAGCTTTTTTTCGATGAATACCATCAATGGATTTAACACATATGCTATTGCAAATGCCCAAAACAAGTAGCTTAAGACCGAAAGAACAAATTTAACGCCATTTATAAGGTGCTCGGCATTATCAACCAGTTTGTATACTACAATAGCTATTATAATTATAGGTATATATTTCCAGTATGGAATTTTCCTGTATTTAAACGACATGACAGACCCACCCTTGTTTTTAAATATATGAAAATCACATAAGGATTATACCATAAAGGACAATATCTTCAAATATTTTTTTATAAACCGAATTAACAAAAAGTATTGCGATACAGTCGCAAATTTTAAAGAGAAAAGCGTCATTCTGAAAGGCAGGAGAGTCAAATTAATCAAAAAATTAGCAATTTACCTCTAAGGCCATATCGTAATATATTTGCTTTTATGCTTCTTTTAGCATTAAGCCTTATAACAAGGGTTTATGAACTGGATTTTTCCTATGGTGTCAGGTTTACCTTTGGGAATTTATTTATTGTTATAATCCTGCGATATTTTGGGCTTATAAAAGCTTTCTCCGTGGCAGTTATTGCTAATGCTCTGGAAATGTACTTTTTTAAGGGTAATTTTTATACGATTTTTTTTACTCTTGAAATTTTATTTTTAGGCATATTATGGAGAAATAAAAAAAGAAACTTGTTTTATATTGATATTATTTATTGGTCCCTCATCGGTGTACCTTTATCAGCAATTGTTTTTTATATAAATAACAGTTCAATAGGGGTAGAAGGTTTCCTCCTCATTGCAAATAACTGCATAAATGGTTTTTTAAATGTACTTGCTGCAGATATAATTATTTCATACTTACCAATCCAAATTATTCTTGGCCATAAAGAAAAAAAACTGGCAGATTTAAATAGACTTATGTTTCATTTAGCTATGGCTGCTGTTTTAGGACCCTTTTTGGTTTATATCATGGTGGATGGTTGGGTGACCCAAGAAAGATTAAATTCCGAAATACACCAGATATTGAATAAATCAACAACAAATATAATGGACCAGGTAAAAAATTGGGATACCAATGACCTTAGGAAGATTAGGTTAAGATCCCCAATACATATAAAAAGGTTTGAAGAGATTATAAAAAATAATCCATTTAATGAAAAAGTTGATGTGCTGGTAGTTGATAAAAACCATAACATTTATGCCGCAAATAAAGCGGCAGAAAAGTATGGTGGAACTTATAACTGGAAAGACGGAGGGAATGATATAAGTGTTTCAGAAAACATTTATATGTGGATGCCTGAAAGTAAGGAATTGGCTTTTAACATAAAACAATGGAGCCAGTCGTTTTATATAATGGTTTCTTCATTTGAAAACATGGATTTACATATTCAAGTAATAGTTTCACTATCAAATTACGCCGACAGCGTGTGGCAAAATTACCTTAATAAATTTGAAATTCTTTTGTTATTTTGCATTATTGCAATAGTCATATCACTTATGATGGGCCGCATTTTATCCAGAGATTTATCAAAGCTTACTATAAGCACCACAGGTCTTCCGGATAAGCTTAAACGTCATGAAATGATTGAGTGGCCGGACACATCAACAGTTCAGGTTAACACTCTGGTATCAAATTTCCAGGTTATGTCGGACAACTTGGTTAATCTCTTTACTGATATTAATATAATGAATGACAAGCTGTTGTCTCAAACAATAGAGCTTGAGAACTCAAGGGAAGAAATGAAACGGCTGGCTTATAACGATACTCTTACCGGATTACCAAATAGGTACTACTTTACAAAGTATCTTGAGGGGCTTCTTTGTGATGCAGATGTGAAAAATATAGCTGTAATGTTTATTGACCTTAATCGCTTTAAACAGATAAACGATAATCTAGGTCATGATATAGGGGATATGCTGCTAAATGAAATTGCACAAAGACTGAAATATTTTCTTAAGGATGACAGTTTTGTTGCCAGATTGGGCGGTGATGAGTTTGTTGTTATATTAAATGATACCGACCGCACAGAAGCATCAATGGCTGCAATGCATATAAATAAAACATTGTGTGAAGAGGTGGTTATTCACCAGAACGGTCAGATTCATAGCCTATATGTATCAGGTAGTATAGGAATAAGTTTATATCCGAGCGATGCAAAGGATAAGACAACATTACTAAAAAAAGCAGATCTTGCGATGTATTCTGCAAAGGAAACTGGTGGTAATACATATAAATTTTATTCCGATATGGAAAAGGCAAGTGTTGCTCAGAAATTGGAAAATATTTATAAAGTATAAAAATAACAGAAAGGAGACTATTTTAATGAGAAGAATACAGCTTTTGATTATGTTCATTTTAATATTTAGTTTGAATTTTATGGGAGGATGTCAGAATAGCACAGAAGGTTCGATTGATAAAGAAGCTGCTAATGGTAAAGTACAGCAAAAACCTTCACCGGTTAATGACGAGAAAAACAATGATAAGATTGTTGAATTGAAATTATGGAGCTGGTTCAGTCTTGGAGGCCTGTTAAAAGAATTTCAGGAGGCAAACCCAGGAATAATTGTAACAGAAAAGTTGTTTGAGTTTTCAAAGTGTCCGGAAGAGTATATGAAGGCTCTTACAAGCGGTGAGGGACCTGATGTTCTTGTATTTGACAGTGGTTTTTTCGGTCAGTACACAGTTAATAATGTTCTGCAGGATTTATATGAACCTCCTTTTTCAGCAGATAAATATAAAAATGAATTTTTAGGGTTTGAAAGCGGATTGTCTATTGATAAAAAACAGTTATTATCACTTACTATATCAACTGCACCCT from Pseudobacteroides sp. encodes:
- a CDS encoding AI-2E family transporter, yielding MSFKYRKIPYWKYIPIIIIAIVVYKLVDNAEHLINGVKFVLSVLSYLFWAFAIAYVLNPLMVFIEKKLKVRRYLSISIIYVLFSALIIFAVTILAPIVINSITQLNDNFSDYVKKTTTWAESKIADFKLIDGQYNLSEYLKNNMEKIIGESQNLLIALINYLFSNLINITSIIMKLILGITISIYLLYDKEAILSTLKKTVYVILKKEKGNKLVDFSKKANEIFSRYIIGKIIDSLIIGLICLVFCFIVGIPYPLLISLFVGIFNLIPYFGSLIGIVPSVLITLFVSPIKAVWLLIFLLVLGQIDGTVIAPKIIGDKIGLNPILIMIAITIGGAVYGVVGMFLSVPFMALLKMVFLGFIDKKLEADID
- a CDS encoding GGDEF domain-containing protein, which translates into the protein MLLLALSLITRVYELDFSYGVRFTFGNLFIVIILRYFGLIKAFSVAVIANALEMYFFKGNFYTIFFTLEILFLGILWRNKKRNLFYIDIIYWSLIGVPLSAIVFYINNSSIGVEGFLLIANNCINGFLNVLAADIIISYLPIQIILGHKEKKLADLNRLMFHLAMAAVLGPFLVYIMVDGWVTQERLNSEIHQILNKSTTNIMDQVKNWDTNDLRKIRLRSPIHIKRFEEIIKNNPFNEKVDVLVVDKNHNIYAANKAAEKYGGTYNWKDGGNDISVSENIYMWMPESKELAFNIKQWSQSFYIMVSSFENMDLHIQVIVSLSNYADSVWQNYLNKFEILLLFCIIAIVISLMMGRILSRDLSKLTISTTGLPDKLKRHEMIEWPDTSTVQVNTLVSNFQVMSDNLVNLFTDINIMNDKLLSQTIELENSREEMKRLAYNDTLTGLPNRYYFTKYLEGLLCDADVKNIAVMFIDLNRFKQINDNLGHDIGDMLLNEIAQRLKYFLKDDSFVARLGGDEFVVILNDTDRTEASMAAMHINKTLCEEVVIHQNGQIHSLYVSGSIGISLYPSDAKDKTTLLKKADLAMYSAKETGGNTYKFYSDMEKASVAQKLENIYKV